One Dromiciops gliroides isolate mDroGli1 chromosome 3, mDroGli1.pri, whole genome shotgun sequence DNA segment encodes these proteins:
- the OBSL1 gene encoding obscurin-like protein 1 isoform X6: MAMEGMGVLGGAPRFLRFPRPVRVVSGTDAILRCCLTGSPPPTVLWEKDGQALEASSRLRLQTEGAEHSLLVRGAGAPDAGVYVCRAQNSSGEAYAAAALTIQEQPPDAAPIPAEGSSNSAEESPSSVPLRGPLPLARTLSPLHTASTCLSSEPAQTHTLPQGIPGLLPEPLGGSPMFLEGPQSQWVQQGEEVVLTCRVRGQPEPAVHWEKDGRLLEDIWESSHFCLAEGPVGAGVHELRIRGIRLPDAGVYVCHASNTHGHVVAAALLQIQPSPDAPLGSPRQAQRDSAGQGSPAPKSFWVSEGKHAKFRCYVTGKPEPETEWHWEGHPLSPGRRRLLYRDRDGGFVLKVLYCQPADCGLYVCAARNTAGHTLSAVQLHVREPRVRFAVPLEDVEGEEHGDAVLECQVPSRGITTTWYREDQRLLPSPKYEMGEAGVIRRLIIHDLEADDDGIYLCEMRGRVRTVATVAVRGPIRRRLPRKLDVLEGENAVLSVEVGEAEVLGHWTRDGQELPASPRILQTSSNHTHTLVLVGVTRQDAGVVTFSLGPSHTSSRLRVKCVKQVPPGPPVAVELGTGGSNAALLSWKPPVPTPDTAYSYRLERQEVGTDAWAQCLTTEAAGAVEVPGDSVPTEGDYRFRLSVVSEHGQSPYILFPGSVHLVPTARVQRALQDVCVREGDDATFFLELSTAVQGTWFLNGTELKAGGPESQGYLVQQQGTQHNLLLRATRLQDSGTLVTFLCPGVHVSATLHVQEPPVRIVLPQEKVSIEAMSPERLVLTCELSRAGAPVHWYKDGLEIEESKALILENEGLQCRLVIPAAQPQHGGEFVCQAGEDSAFFMVTIKEPPVRIIFPQEEVSVAAESSERVVLRCELSRAGVPVLWSRDGMVVKESDSLVLEREGPCCLLTLPSAQPQDGGRFVCEAGDNLAVFNVTITEPPVRIVQPQDEVFLTAMTSERVVLMCQVSRPGALVGWYKNGMEVKESKDLVLESEGLQHRLVLPAVRPQDGGEFVCSTRDDSAFFTVTVTDPPVRIISPQDTVSVAALSSEPVVLMCELSRAGAPVRWYKDGLEVEESKALVLESEGPHHRLVLPAAQPQDGGEFVCKAGEDSAFFKVTITEPPVRILFPQDEVSLAAVSSERVILMCELSRAGAPVRWYKDGLEVEESEALVLESEGPHHRLVLPAAQPQDGGEFVCDAGDDSAFFLVTVTAAVQVPWSSGASL, encoded by the exons ATGGCCATGGAAGGGATGGGTGTCCTTGGGGGTGCCCCCCGCTTCCTTCGTTTCCCGAGGCCCGTCCGGGTGGTGAGCGGCACCGACGCCATCCTGCGGTGCTGTCTCACAGGCTCCCCTCCGCCCACTGTTCTGTGGGAGAAGGATGGGCAAGCACTGGAGGCGTCTAGCCGGCTGCGTCTTCAGACAGAGGGGGCTGAACATAGCCTTCTGGTAAGAGGAGCTGGGGCCCCAGATGCCGGAGTCTACGTGTGCCGGGCCCAAAACTCCTCTGGGGAGGCCTATGCCGCTGCGGCCCTCACCATACAGGAGCAGCCTCCGGATGCAGCCCCCATCCCCGCAGAGGGGTCCTCGAACTCAGCCGAGGAGTCTCCCTCCTCAGTCCCTTTGCGGGGTCCCCTTCCTCTGGCCAGGACACTGAGTCCTCTGCACACAGCTTCAACGTGCCTCTCCTCAGAGCCAGCCCAGACCCATACTCTTCCACAGGGGATCCCAGGCTTACTCCCAGAGCCCCTGGGAGGTTCCCCCATGTTCTTAGAAGGCCCACAGTCTCAGTGGGTGCAGCAGGGTGAGGAAGTAGTACTGACATGCCGAGTCAGGGGGCAGCCAGAACCAGCAGTGCACTGGGAGAAGGACGGGCGGCTCCTGGAAGATATCTGGGAGAGCAGTCACTTCTGTCTGGCAGAGGGCCCAGTGGGGGCTGGGGTCCACGAGCTACGGATCAGGGGCATCCGACTACCAGACGCAGGTGTCTACGTGTGCCATGCGAGCAACACGCATGGGCACGTGGTGGCTGCGGCCCTGCTCCAGATCCAGCCCTCTCCAGATGCCCCTCTGGGCTCTCCCCGACAGGCCCAGAGGGATTCTGCTGGGCAGGGCTCACCGGCCCCCAAGAGCTTCTGGGTGAGTGAAGGCAAACACGCCAAATTCCGATGCTACGTGACCGGGAAGCCTGAGCCCGAGACAGAGTGGCACTGGGAAGGCCACCCCCTGAGCCCCGGGCGCCGGCGCCTGCTCTACCGGGACCGTGATGGCGGCTTTGTGCTGAAGGTCTTATACTGCCAGCCCGCTGACTGTGGCCTTTACGTCTGTGCAGCCCGCAACACGGCGGGACACACTCTCAGCGCAGTCCAGCTACATGTCAGAG AACCCCGAGTACGGTTTGCAGTGCCCCTTGAGGATGTGGAGGGTGAAGAGCATGGGGACGCAGTGCTAGAATGCCAAGTGCCCTCCAGGGGCATTACCACTACCTGGTATCGAGAAGACCAGCGGCTGCTGCCCAGCCCCAAATATGAGATGGGGGAGGCGGGGGTCATACGGCGCCTCATCATCCATGACCTGGAGGCGGACGATGACGGCATTTACCTGTGTGAGATGCGGGGCCGAGTGCGGACAGTCGCCACTGTGGCTGTCAGAG GGCCTATCAGGAGGAGGCTACCGAGGAAGCTGGATGTGCTAGAAGGAGAGAATGCGGTGCTCTCGGTGGAGGTTGGGGAAGCCGAGGTTCTTGGGCACTGGACCCGAGATGGTCAGGAGTTGCCAGCCTCCCCCCGAATCCTCCAAACCAGCTCCAACCACACGCACACCCTGGTATTGGTGGGGGTCACACGCCAAGACGCTGGCGTGGTCACTTTCAGCCTGGGCCCCTCCCACACCTCCTCAAGGCTGAGGGTCAAAT GTGTGAAGCAAGTACCCCCAGGACCCCCAGTGGCCGTTGAGCTGGGCACAGGAGGCAGCAATGCTGCCCTGCTCAGCTGGAAGCCCCCAGTGCCCACCCCTGATACGGCCTATAGCTACCGGCTAGAACGGCAAGAGGTAGGCACGGATGCCTGGGCACAGTGCCTCACTACAGAAGCAGCCGGTGCCGTGGAGGTGCCAGGAGATAGCGTGCCAACCGAGGGCGACTACCGCTTCCGACTCTCTGTGGTCAGCGAGCACGGCCAGAGCCCCTACATCCTCTTTCCAGGCTCAGTGCACTTGG TGCCCACAGCTCGAGTGCAAAGAGCTCTACAGGACGTATGTGTACGAGAGGGAGATGATGCTACCTTCTTcctggagctctccacagcagtACAAGGCACCTGGTTCCTGAATGGGACAGAACTCAAGGCAGGAGGACCGGAATCCCAAGGATACCTGGTGCAGCAGCAGGGCACCCAGCACAATCTGCTCCTCAGAGCCACACGGCTCCAGGACAGCGGGACCCTTGTCACCTTCCTGTGTCCTGGTGTGCACGTCTCTGCCACGCTTCACGTGCAAG AGCCCCCGGTGAGGATTGTGCTCCCTCAAGAAAAGGTCTCCATCGAGGCCATGAGCCCAGAACGACTAGTGCTCACATGTGAGTTGTCCCGGGCTGGAGCCCCTGTGCATTGGTACAAAGATGGACTGGAGATAGAAGAGAGCAAAGCCCTGATACTGGAGAATGAGGGCCTTCAGTGCCGCCTGGTGATCCCTGCTGCCCAGCCCCAGCACGGAGGCGAGTTTGTGTGCCAGGCAGGAGAGGATTCGGCTTTCTTTATGGTCACCATCAAAG AACCCCCTGTAAGGATCATATTCCCTCAGGAGGAGGTGTCCGTGGCTGCCGAGAGCTCAGAACGGGTGGTTTTGAGATGCGAGCTATCCCGGGCTGGAGTCCCCGTGCTCTGGTCCAGGGACGGAATGGTGGTGAAGGAGAGCGACAGCCTGGTACTGGAGCGTGAGGGCCCCTGCTGCCTTCTGACACTGCCCTCGGCCCAGCCCCAGGATGGGGGCAGGTTTGTGTGTGAGGCGGGAGACAACCTGGCCGTCTTCAATGTCACCATCACAG AGCCCCCTGTAAGGATCGTGCAACCCCAAGATGAGGTGTTCCTGACTGCTATGACCTCAGAGAGAGTGGTCCTCATGTGCCAAGTATCGAGGCCCGGAGCCTTGGTGGGCTGGTACAAGAACGGCATGGAGGTGAAAGAGAGCAAAGACTTGGTGCTGGAGAGTGAGGGCCTCCAACACCGTCTGGTGCTGCCTGCGGTGAGGCCCCAGGACGGGGGCGAGTTTGTATGCAGCACCAGAGACGACTCGGCCTTCTTCACCGTAACTGTAACAG ACCCTCCTGTGAGAATTATATCCCCCCAGGACACGGTGTCCGTGGCTGCCCTCAGCTCTGAGCCAGTAGTCCTGATGTGCGAGCTGTCCCGGGCCGGAGCCCCGGTGCGCTGGTACAAGGATGGCCTGGAGGTGGAAGAGAGTAAGGCTCTGGTCTTGGAGAGTGAGGGGCCCCACCACCGCCTGGTCCTACCTGCAGCTCAGCCCCAAGATGGAGGAGAGTTTGTGTGCAAAGCAGGAGAAGACTCAGCCTTCTTCAAAGTCACCATCACAG AGCCTCCTGTGAGAATCCTGTTTCCCCAGGATGAGGTGTCACTGGCTGCTGTGAGCTCAGAGAGAGTGATCCTGATGTGCGAGCTGTCCCGGGCCGGAGCCCCTGTGCGCTGGTACAAGGATGGGCTGGAggtggaggagagtgaggctctGGTCCTGGAGAGTGAGGGGCCCCACCACCGCCTGGTCCTACCTGCAGCTCAGCCCCAGGATGGAGGGGAGTTTGTGTGCGATGCAGGGGATGACTCAGCCTTCTTCCTGGTCACTGTCACAG CTGCAGTTCAGGTCCCCTGGTCGAGTGGAGCTTCGCTGTGA
- the OBSL1 gene encoding obscurin-like protein 1 isoform X1 — protein MAMEGMGVLGGAPRFLRFPRPVRVVSGTDAILRCCLTGSPPPTVLWEKDGQALEASSRLRLQTEGAEHSLLVRGAGAPDAGVYVCRAQNSSGEAYAAAALTIQEQPPDAAPIPAEGSSNSAEESPSSVPLRGPLPLARTLSPLHTASTCLSSEPAQTHTLPQGIPGLLPEPLGGSPMFLEGPQSQWVQQGEEVVLTCRVRGQPEPAVHWEKDGRLLEDIWESSHFCLAEGPVGAGVHELRIRGIRLPDAGVYVCHASNTHGHVVAAALLQIQPSPDAPLGSPRQAQRDSAGQGSPAPKSFWVSEGKHAKFRCYVTGKPEPETEWHWEGHPLSPGRRRLLYRDRDGGFVLKVLYCQPADCGLYVCAARNTAGHTLSAVQLHVREPRVRFAVPLEDVEGEEHGDAVLECQVPSRGITTTWYREDQRLLPSPKYEMGEAGVIRRLIIHDLEADDDGIYLCEMRGRVRTVATVAVRGPIRRRLPRKLDVLEGENAVLSVEVGEAEVLGHWTRDGQELPASPRILQTSSNHTHTLVLVGVTRQDAGVVTFSLGPSHTSSRLRVKCVKQVPPGPPVAVELGTGGSNAALLSWKPPVPTPDTAYSYRLERQEVGTDAWAQCLTTEAAGAVEVPGDSVPTEGDYRFRLSVVSEHGQSPYILFPGSVHLVPTARVQRALQDVCVREGDDATFFLELSTAVQGTWFLNGTELKAGGPESQGYLVQQQGTQHNLLLRATRLQDSGTLVTFLCPGVHVSATLHVQEPPVRIVLPQEKVSIEAMSPERLVLTCELSRAGAPVHWYKDGLEIEESKALILENEGLQCRLVIPAAQPQHGGEFVCQAGEDSAFFMVTIKEPPVRIIFPQEEVSVAAESSERVVLRCELSRAGVPVLWSRDGMVVKESDSLVLEREGPCCLLTLPSAQPQDGGRFVCEAGDNLAVFNVTITEPPVRIVQPQDEVFLTAMTSERVVLMCQVSRPGALVGWYKNGMEVKESKDLVLESEGLQHRLVLPAVRPQDGGEFVCSTRDDSAFFTVTVTDPPVRIISPQDTVSVAALSSEPVVLMCELSRAGAPVRWYKDGLEVEESKALVLESEGPHHRLVLPAAQPQDGGEFVCKAGEDSAFFKVTITEPPVRILFPQDEVSLAAVSSERVILMCELSRAGAPVRWYKDGLEVEESEALVLESEGPHHRLVLPAAQPQDGGEFVCDAGDDSAFFLVTVTVPPERIVRPSARFLQLQFRSPGRVELRCEVAPVGARVCWYKDGLEVEASEDLKLGAEGPVRTLTLPHARPEDAGEYVCETRDEAVSFDVRLAESPVQFLLPEVAPSPLSVSRGEQLVLSCELSRASAPVFWNLNGSRVLEDGNLELRSEGPRRLLLIRAAHPSHSGNYTCQAGSDPGAPTLTFPVQVTEPPVRVLTPEASRTGVRCAPGRDLELAVCLSGPGGAVRWYKDGERLASRGRVRLEEAGARRVLRVRGARSGDAGEYLCDAPQDSRIFLVNVEEPPQVKLVSELTPLTIQEGDDATFRCEVSPPDAEITWLLNGTSVTPSSRVEISQNGPNHTLTLQGCRMSDSGMVTARTTGAETTARLHVREAELLFLRRLQDVRTEEGQDLCMEVETSRVGVKGIVSWFRGGKPLPEDDRFSVVQDGRVHRLIIRKVTVSDQGIYSCKSHHDRTQARLLVRPEQLKVRHRLEDVVVTEGGSATFQLELSQSGVVGEWARGGVRLEPGRNCQISAQGHNHSLVLSGLGLADTGTVSFTTDTLRCAARLEVKEIPLAIVRGLQDLEVMEGDSATFECELSRTQADLTWDKDGQELSPSPRLRIQALGSRRLLQLRHCSPADAGTYRCSVGNAQATTARLTVLKREVSVLLELKPVRAREGDGATFKCTVSEPDIPGCWQLGGRILRPGGRVRIRQEGNMHSLMLNELQAEDSGEIQFQAGQAKSSTQLEVEALPLQICRKPPREKTVLAGRRAALEVTVSRAGGHVRWLLGGVDLPPGPKYEFRSHGVTHSLIIHNVQPTDEGTYCCQAGEDSASTNLLVESS, from the exons ATGGCCATGGAAGGGATGGGTGTCCTTGGGGGTGCCCCCCGCTTCCTTCGTTTCCCGAGGCCCGTCCGGGTGGTGAGCGGCACCGACGCCATCCTGCGGTGCTGTCTCACAGGCTCCCCTCCGCCCACTGTTCTGTGGGAGAAGGATGGGCAAGCACTGGAGGCGTCTAGCCGGCTGCGTCTTCAGACAGAGGGGGCTGAACATAGCCTTCTGGTAAGAGGAGCTGGGGCCCCAGATGCCGGAGTCTACGTGTGCCGGGCCCAAAACTCCTCTGGGGAGGCCTATGCCGCTGCGGCCCTCACCATACAGGAGCAGCCTCCGGATGCAGCCCCCATCCCCGCAGAGGGGTCCTCGAACTCAGCCGAGGAGTCTCCCTCCTCAGTCCCTTTGCGGGGTCCCCTTCCTCTGGCCAGGACACTGAGTCCTCTGCACACAGCTTCAACGTGCCTCTCCTCAGAGCCAGCCCAGACCCATACTCTTCCACAGGGGATCCCAGGCTTACTCCCAGAGCCCCTGGGAGGTTCCCCCATGTTCTTAGAAGGCCCACAGTCTCAGTGGGTGCAGCAGGGTGAGGAAGTAGTACTGACATGCCGAGTCAGGGGGCAGCCAGAACCAGCAGTGCACTGGGAGAAGGACGGGCGGCTCCTGGAAGATATCTGGGAGAGCAGTCACTTCTGTCTGGCAGAGGGCCCAGTGGGGGCTGGGGTCCACGAGCTACGGATCAGGGGCATCCGACTACCAGACGCAGGTGTCTACGTGTGCCATGCGAGCAACACGCATGGGCACGTGGTGGCTGCGGCCCTGCTCCAGATCCAGCCCTCTCCAGATGCCCCTCTGGGCTCTCCCCGACAGGCCCAGAGGGATTCTGCTGGGCAGGGCTCACCGGCCCCCAAGAGCTTCTGGGTGAGTGAAGGCAAACACGCCAAATTCCGATGCTACGTGACCGGGAAGCCTGAGCCCGAGACAGAGTGGCACTGGGAAGGCCACCCCCTGAGCCCCGGGCGCCGGCGCCTGCTCTACCGGGACCGTGATGGCGGCTTTGTGCTGAAGGTCTTATACTGCCAGCCCGCTGACTGTGGCCTTTACGTCTGTGCAGCCCGCAACACGGCGGGACACACTCTCAGCGCAGTCCAGCTACATGTCAGAG AACCCCGAGTACGGTTTGCAGTGCCCCTTGAGGATGTGGAGGGTGAAGAGCATGGGGACGCAGTGCTAGAATGCCAAGTGCCCTCCAGGGGCATTACCACTACCTGGTATCGAGAAGACCAGCGGCTGCTGCCCAGCCCCAAATATGAGATGGGGGAGGCGGGGGTCATACGGCGCCTCATCATCCATGACCTGGAGGCGGACGATGACGGCATTTACCTGTGTGAGATGCGGGGCCGAGTGCGGACAGTCGCCACTGTGGCTGTCAGAG GGCCTATCAGGAGGAGGCTACCGAGGAAGCTGGATGTGCTAGAAGGAGAGAATGCGGTGCTCTCGGTGGAGGTTGGGGAAGCCGAGGTTCTTGGGCACTGGACCCGAGATGGTCAGGAGTTGCCAGCCTCCCCCCGAATCCTCCAAACCAGCTCCAACCACACGCACACCCTGGTATTGGTGGGGGTCACACGCCAAGACGCTGGCGTGGTCACTTTCAGCCTGGGCCCCTCCCACACCTCCTCAAGGCTGAGGGTCAAAT GTGTGAAGCAAGTACCCCCAGGACCCCCAGTGGCCGTTGAGCTGGGCACAGGAGGCAGCAATGCTGCCCTGCTCAGCTGGAAGCCCCCAGTGCCCACCCCTGATACGGCCTATAGCTACCGGCTAGAACGGCAAGAGGTAGGCACGGATGCCTGGGCACAGTGCCTCACTACAGAAGCAGCCGGTGCCGTGGAGGTGCCAGGAGATAGCGTGCCAACCGAGGGCGACTACCGCTTCCGACTCTCTGTGGTCAGCGAGCACGGCCAGAGCCCCTACATCCTCTTTCCAGGCTCAGTGCACTTGG TGCCCACAGCTCGAGTGCAAAGAGCTCTACAGGACGTATGTGTACGAGAGGGAGATGATGCTACCTTCTTcctggagctctccacagcagtACAAGGCACCTGGTTCCTGAATGGGACAGAACTCAAGGCAGGAGGACCGGAATCCCAAGGATACCTGGTGCAGCAGCAGGGCACCCAGCACAATCTGCTCCTCAGAGCCACACGGCTCCAGGACAGCGGGACCCTTGTCACCTTCCTGTGTCCTGGTGTGCACGTCTCTGCCACGCTTCACGTGCAAG AGCCCCCGGTGAGGATTGTGCTCCCTCAAGAAAAGGTCTCCATCGAGGCCATGAGCCCAGAACGACTAGTGCTCACATGTGAGTTGTCCCGGGCTGGAGCCCCTGTGCATTGGTACAAAGATGGACTGGAGATAGAAGAGAGCAAAGCCCTGATACTGGAGAATGAGGGCCTTCAGTGCCGCCTGGTGATCCCTGCTGCCCAGCCCCAGCACGGAGGCGAGTTTGTGTGCCAGGCAGGAGAGGATTCGGCTTTCTTTATGGTCACCATCAAAG AACCCCCTGTAAGGATCATATTCCCTCAGGAGGAGGTGTCCGTGGCTGCCGAGAGCTCAGAACGGGTGGTTTTGAGATGCGAGCTATCCCGGGCTGGAGTCCCCGTGCTCTGGTCCAGGGACGGAATGGTGGTGAAGGAGAGCGACAGCCTGGTACTGGAGCGTGAGGGCCCCTGCTGCCTTCTGACACTGCCCTCGGCCCAGCCCCAGGATGGGGGCAGGTTTGTGTGTGAGGCGGGAGACAACCTGGCCGTCTTCAATGTCACCATCACAG AGCCCCCTGTAAGGATCGTGCAACCCCAAGATGAGGTGTTCCTGACTGCTATGACCTCAGAGAGAGTGGTCCTCATGTGCCAAGTATCGAGGCCCGGAGCCTTGGTGGGCTGGTACAAGAACGGCATGGAGGTGAAAGAGAGCAAAGACTTGGTGCTGGAGAGTGAGGGCCTCCAACACCGTCTGGTGCTGCCTGCGGTGAGGCCCCAGGACGGGGGCGAGTTTGTATGCAGCACCAGAGACGACTCGGCCTTCTTCACCGTAACTGTAACAG ACCCTCCTGTGAGAATTATATCCCCCCAGGACACGGTGTCCGTGGCTGCCCTCAGCTCTGAGCCAGTAGTCCTGATGTGCGAGCTGTCCCGGGCCGGAGCCCCGGTGCGCTGGTACAAGGATGGCCTGGAGGTGGAAGAGAGTAAGGCTCTGGTCTTGGAGAGTGAGGGGCCCCACCACCGCCTGGTCCTACCTGCAGCTCAGCCCCAAGATGGAGGAGAGTTTGTGTGCAAAGCAGGAGAAGACTCAGCCTTCTTCAAAGTCACCATCACAG AGCCTCCTGTGAGAATCCTGTTTCCCCAGGATGAGGTGTCACTGGCTGCTGTGAGCTCAGAGAGAGTGATCCTGATGTGCGAGCTGTCCCGGGCCGGAGCCCCTGTGCGCTGGTACAAGGATGGGCTGGAggtggaggagagtgaggctctGGTCCTGGAGAGTGAGGGGCCCCACCACCGCCTGGTCCTACCTGCAGCTCAGCCCCAGGATGGAGGGGAGTTTGTGTGCGATGCAGGGGATGACTCAGCCTTCTTCCTGGTCACTGTCACAG tACCCCCAGAACGGATAGTGCGCCCATCAGCTCGCTTCCTACAGCTGCAGTTCAGGTCCCCTGGTCGAGTGGAGCTTCGCTGTGAGGTGGCACCTGTGGGGGCCCGCGTGTGTTGGTACAAGGATGGGCTCGAGGTGGAGGCATCAGAAGACTTGAAACTGGGGGCTGAGGGGCCGGTCCGGACCCTGACCCTGCCCCATGCCAGACCCGAGGACGCTGGAGAATATGTCTGTGAGACCCGGGATGAGGCCGTCTCCTTTGACGTCCGCCTCGCTG AGTCTCCCGTGCAGTTCCTCCTCCCCGAGGTGGCTCCCTCGCCGCTATCCGTGTCCCGCGGGGAGCAGTTGGTCCTAAGCTGTGAGCTGTCTAGGGCTAGCGCCCCCGTATTCTGGAACCTGAATGGGAGCCGCGTATTGGAGGATGGCAACCTGGAGCTTCGGTCTGAGGGTCCTCGGCGCCTGCTGCTCATCCGGGCTGCCCACCCTTCTCATTCCGGGAACTACACGTGCCAGGCTGGGTCCGACCCTGGAGCCCCCACCCTCACTTTCCCTGTTCAGGTGACTG AGCCTCCTGTGAGAGTGCTGACACCTGAGGCATCCCGGACCGGGGTTCGATGCGCCCCAGGCAGGGACCTGGAGCTGGCAGTGTGTCTTTCGGGGCCTGGGGGGGCCGTGCGCTGGTACAAAGACGGGGAGCGGCTGGCCAGCCGGGGGCGGGTACGGCTGGAGGAAGCCGGGGCACGGCGGGTGCTTCGGGTGCGGGGGGCACGGAGCGGGGATGCCGGCGAGTACCTCTGTGATGCCCCCCAGGACAGTCGCATCTTCCTCGTCAATGTGGAAG AACCCCCCCAGGTGAAGCTAGTTTCAGAACTGACCCCACTGACCATCCAGGAAGGTGATGATGCCACATTCCGCTGTGAGGTCTCCCCACCAGATGCAGAGATCACCTGGCTTCTAAATGGGACTTCAGTTACCCCCAGCAGCCGGGTAGAAATAAGCCAGAATGGTCCAAACCACACCCTAACCCTTCAGGGCTGCCGGATGAGTGACTCTGGCATGGTGACCGCCCGGACCACGGGGGCAGAGACTACGGCCCGGCTCCATGTCAGAG AGGCTGAGCTGCTGTTTTTGCGGAGGCTACAGGATGTGCGCACTGAAGAGGGCCAGGACCTGTGTATGGAGGTGGAGACCAGCCGAGTTGGGGTGAAAGGAATAGTGAGCTGGTTTCGAGGGGGAAAGCCTCTTCCTGAAGACGACAGGTTCTCTGTGGTTCAGGATGGCCGAGTTCATCGCCTGATCATCCGCAAAGTCACGGTGAGTGACCAGGGCATCTACAGCTGCAAGAGCCACCACGACCGTACTCAGGCTCGGCTGCTCGTAAGGC CTGAGCAGCTGAAGGTTCGGCATCGCCTCGAGGACGTGGTTGTCACTGAAGGGGGCAGTGCCACCTTCCAACTGGAGCTGTCTCAGTCTGGGGTGGTTGGAGAATGGGCCCGGGGAGGAGTCCGGCTGGAGCCCGGTCGGAACTGCCAAATCAGTGCCCAGGGCCACAATCACTCACTGGTGCTCAGTGGTCTCGGCCTGGCTGATACTGGAACCGTGTCCTTTACCACCGACACCCTGCGCTGCGCTGCCCGGCTAGAAGTGAAAG AAATACCTTTAGCTATTGTGAGGGGGCTCCAGGACCTAGAAGTGATGGAGGGTGACTCAGCAACATTTGAGTGTGAGCTGTCCAGGACCCAGGCCGACCTTACATGGGATAAG GACGGCCAGGAGCTGTCGCCCAGCCCCCGGCTGCGGATCCAGGCTCTCGGCTCCCGCCGGCTCCTCCAGCTTCGGCACTGCAGCCCCGCTGATGCGGGCACCTACCGCTGCTCCGTGGGGAACGCCCAAGCTACGACTGCCCGCCTCACCGTGCTGA AGAGGGAGGTGTCAGTACTCCTTGAACTAAAGCCCGTGAGGGCCCGGGAGGGCGACGGCGCCACATTCAAGTGTACTGTGTCCGAGCCCGACATCCCTGGTTGCTGGCAGCTGGGAGGCCGCATCCTGCGCCCAGGGGGCCGTGTCCGAATCCGACAGGAAG GGAACATGCACTCCCTGATGCTGAATGAGCTGCAGGCTGAGGATTCTGGGGAGATCCAATTCCAGGCTGGACAAGCAAAGTCCTCCACTCAACTGGAGGTTGAGG CCCTGCCTCTCCAGATCTGTCGTAAACCCCCTCGAGAGAAGACAGTGTTAGCGGGCCGGAGGGCAGCCTTAGAAGTGACTGTGTCCAGGGCAGGTGGCCACGTTCGATGGCTGCTGGGTGGAGTCGATTTGCCTCCTGGACCAAAGTATGAGTTTCGAAGCCATGGTGTCACCCACAGTCTGATCATCCACAATGTCCAGCCCACTGATGAGGGCACCTACTGCTGCCAAGCTGGAGAGGACAGTGCCAGTACTAATCTGCTAGTGGAGA GTAGCTAG